In a genomic window of Streptomyces noursei ATCC 11455:
- a CDS encoding class I SAM-dependent methyltransferase has product MESRISSSARVPSPGGSPDRSPDRLPARRFAESGVFLLEAVRDMRTTGAVAPSGRALARALTAPVRARAPQPLTVLEAGAGTGAVTRAVIARLPAGSRLDVVEANPRFAARLRHLVATAPQPADAPARVHVHHTGVERLDVTRRYDVIVSGLPLTNFAPDQVETIMNRYLELLRPGGTLTYFAYRGTRKARALLAASSQARRHRAVDEVMDAYQRRYATDCRTIWVNLPPARVWQLRRPLPALPVPRPAATGARR; this is encoded by the coding sequence ATGGAATCCCGGATCTCCTCCTCCGCCCGTGTCCCTTCGCCCGGCGGCTCGCCGGACCGCTCGCCCGACCGGCTTCCGGCCCGACGCTTCGCCGAGAGCGGGGTGTTCCTGCTCGAAGCCGTCCGCGACATGCGCACCACCGGCGCCGTGGCCCCCAGCGGCAGGGCCCTGGCCCGCGCGCTGACCGCCCCGGTGCGCGCCCGGGCGCCGCAACCACTGACCGTCCTGGAGGCGGGGGCCGGTACCGGAGCGGTCACCCGCGCCGTGATCGCCCGTCTGCCGGCGGGCAGTCGCCTGGACGTCGTCGAGGCCAACCCCCGCTTCGCCGCCCGCCTGAGGCACCTCGTCGCCACCGCTCCCCAACCCGCCGACGCACCCGCACGGGTCCACGTCCACCACACCGGCGTCGAGCGCCTGGACGTCACCCGGCGCTACGACGTCATCGTCTCCGGCCTGCCCCTGACCAACTTCGCTCCCGATCAGGTGGAGACGATCATGAACCGGTATCTGGAGCTGCTCCGCCCCGGCGGCACCCTCACCTACTTCGCCTACCGCGGCACCCGCAAGGCCCGCGCCCTCCTGGCCGCATCGTCCCAGGCCCGTCGGCACCGAGCCGTCGACGAGGTCATGGACGCCTACCAGCGCCGCTACGCCACGGACTGCCGCACGATCTGGGTCAACCTGCCCCCGGCGAGGGTCTGGCAACTCCGACGCCCCCTCCCCGCCCTCCCGGTGCCGCGGCCCGCCGCGACCGGAGCCCGCCGATGA
- a CDS encoding sensor histidine kinase produces the protein MSRRERPGSGGSGAPRWIAYGRSALVVLLTFDSVHHGALAAGGRYLALCPAAGVLCGLVVLVRGLPWPTAPLVTTAAVAWWGAPILPLLLVALFDLAAQRRAWVAVGCSVAALGVNFVRTPEFSLWNPQQYGGTLFLLLAVVGGLWAGHRRRLVRALNTQVEHLRIERELREEAARAAERSRIAAEMHDVLAHRLSLIALHSGVLTTRTDALPAQVGQRLALLRTASTEALADLRDVLGVLRDPDSARAATAPAPVLRGVDALVEQARAAGQQVAVHVDGRPEQAPATHRLAVHRLVQEALTNVRKHADGAPVTLRIAYRPPATTVEVVNAPGPRSPDAVASGFGLVGLRERVTALGGELHAGPGDSGAWRLAARIPHPSGNEQNGTRT, from the coding sequence ATGAGCCGGAGAGAGCGCCCGGGGTCGGGAGGGAGCGGGGCCCCACGGTGGATCGCCTATGGGCGGTCCGCTCTCGTGGTGCTGCTGACGTTCGACTCGGTGCACCACGGTGCCCTGGCCGCCGGCGGGCGGTATCTGGCCCTGTGCCCGGCCGCCGGGGTGCTGTGCGGACTGGTCGTGCTGGTACGGGGGTTGCCCTGGCCGACCGCGCCCCTGGTGACCACCGCGGCGGTGGCCTGGTGGGGCGCGCCGATCCTGCCGCTGCTGCTCGTCGCCCTGTTCGACCTGGCCGCGCAGCGCCGCGCCTGGGTGGCGGTGGGCTGCTCCGTCGCCGCGCTCGGTGTCAACTTCGTCCGGACCCCGGAGTTCTCGCTGTGGAATCCGCAGCAGTACGGCGGCACGCTGTTCCTGCTGCTGGCCGTGGTCGGCGGGTTGTGGGCGGGCCACCGGCGCCGCCTGGTGCGGGCACTCAACACGCAGGTCGAACACCTGCGGATCGAGCGGGAGTTGCGCGAGGAGGCAGCGCGTGCGGCCGAACGTTCCCGGATCGCCGCGGAGATGCACGACGTGCTGGCCCACCGCCTGAGCCTGATCGCCCTGCACTCCGGCGTCCTGACCACCAGGACCGACGCGTTGCCCGCCCAGGTCGGCCAGCGGCTCGCGCTGCTGCGGACCGCCTCCACCGAGGCGCTGGCGGACCTGCGCGATGTGCTCGGCGTGCTCCGCGACCCGGATTCCGCCCGGGCCGCCACCGCCCCGGCGCCCGTCCTGCGCGGGGTGGACGCGCTGGTCGAACAGGCCCGCGCCGCCGGGCAGCAGGTCGCGGTGCACGTCGACGGCCGCCCCGAACAGGCGCCCGCCACCCACCGACTGGCCGTCCACCGCCTGGTCCAGGAAGCGCTGACCAACGTCCGCAAGCACGCCGACGGCGCCCCGGTGACCCTCCGCATCGCCTACCGACCACCCGCCACCACCGTGGAGGTCGTCAACGCCCCGGGCCCCCGGAGCCCGGATGCCGTCGCCTCCGGGTTCGGGCTCGTCGGCCTGCGCGAGCGCGTGACGGCACTCGGCGGCGAACTGCACGCCGGGCCCGGCGACAGCGGTGCCTGGCGGCTGGCCGCCCGCATTCCCCATCCGTCCGGCAACGAGCAGAACGGCACCCGCACATGA
- a CDS encoding response regulator, with amino-acid sequence MIRAMIVDDDALVRLGLADLLDGDAGIEVVAQASDGLHAVEQATAHRVDVALVDVRMPRMDGIAATARLRALPHPPKVITLTTFDLDDYVYNALAAGADGFLLKDTEPAEILRAVHLVAGGSAMLHPAAARRVIDRFHATGRPQATAARARVGRLTPREHDVLALLAEGGTNADIAARLGMRESTVKAHVSRVLAALEVTNRVQAALLARDAGLTT; translated from the coding sequence ATGATCCGCGCCATGATCGTCGACGACGATGCCCTGGTCCGCCTGGGTCTGGCCGACCTCCTCGACGGCGATGCCGGCATCGAGGTGGTCGCCCAGGCGTCCGACGGCCTGCACGCCGTCGAGCAGGCCACCGCCCACCGCGTCGACGTCGCCCTGGTCGACGTGCGCATGCCGCGCATGGACGGCATCGCCGCCACCGCCCGGCTGCGCGCCCTCCCCCACCCGCCGAAGGTGATCACCCTGACCACCTTCGATCTCGACGACTACGTCTACAACGCCCTCGCCGCCGGCGCCGACGGCTTCCTCCTCAAGGACACCGAACCGGCCGAGATCCTGCGCGCCGTGCACCTCGTGGCCGGCGGCTCCGCCATGCTCCATCCCGCCGCGGCCCGTCGGGTGATCGACCGCTTCCACGCCACCGGTCGGCCGCAGGCGACCGCCGCCCGGGCCCGCGTCGGCCGGTTGACCCCGCGCGAACACGACGTGCTGGCGCTGCTCGCCGAGGGCGGTACCAACGCCGACATCGCCGCCCGTCTGGGCATGCGCGAAAGCACCGTCAAGGCCCATGTCAGCCGCGTCCTGGCCGCGTTGGAGGTCACCAACCGCGTGCAGGCCGCCCTGCTGGCCCGCGACGCCGGTCTCACGACCTGA
- a CDS encoding TetR/AcrR family transcriptional regulator encodes MARAAERPLRADAQRNREKILAAAVRVFTEDGLDAHLERIAREAGVGSGTLYRNFPTREALIEAAYRNEVARLCDAVPGLLATMPPDQALRAWTRRFIDYATAKLGMADALRAVIAAGANPYADSREMIQGALCSLMDAGTAAGVIRTDIRPTDMFAALAGIALTSAQPDQRGQAERLLDLTLDGLRPVAGRDAGGS; translated from the coding sequence ATGGCACGAGCCGCGGAACGCCCGCTGCGGGCCGATGCCCAGCGCAACCGGGAGAAGATCCTGGCCGCGGCGGTGCGGGTGTTCACCGAGGACGGACTGGACGCGCACCTCGAACGCATCGCCAGGGAAGCGGGCGTGGGAAGCGGCACGCTGTACCGGAACTTCCCGACCCGGGAGGCCCTGATCGAAGCGGCCTACCGCAACGAGGTCGCCCGACTGTGCGACGCCGTCCCCGGCCTGCTGGCGACCATGCCGCCCGATCAGGCACTGCGCGCCTGGACGCGACGCTTCATCGACTACGCCACCGCCAAGCTCGGCATGGCCGACGCCCTGCGCGCCGTCATCGCCGCCGGGGCCAATCCCTACGCCGACAGCCGCGAGATGATCCAGGGCGCCCTGTGCTCCCTCATGGACGCCGGAACGGCAGCCGGCGTGATCCGCACGGACATCCGCCCGACCGACATGTTCGCCGCCCTCGCCGGCATCGCCCTCACCTCGGCGCAGCCCGACCAACGGGGCCAGGCCGAACGCCTCCTCGACCTCACCCTGGACGGGCTGAGGCCCGTCGCGGGGCGGGACGCCGGAGGCAGTTGA
- a CDS encoding SDR family oxidoreductase, producing MSGIQGKVVAITGASSGIGEATALLLAERGARVVLGARRSERLAALTARIGASGGEAAWTCTDVTRRADLTQLVELARDRYGRLDVLVSNAGVGPISALDHLRVEDWEQMIDVNFKGVLYGIAAALPVFREQGFGHFVNTVSTAGLRIVPLQSVYAATKNAVRTVSEGLRQEAGDSLRVTVVSPGLVRTDFADHLEPQVKAQILDRLDQAGLSPDAVARAIAFAVEQPDGVDVGDIVVRPTAQN from the coding sequence ATGTCGGGAATCCAAGGCAAGGTCGTGGCGATCACCGGCGCCAGCAGCGGCATCGGCGAGGCGACGGCGCTCCTGCTCGCCGAGCGCGGCGCACGGGTCGTCCTCGGGGCGCGTCGTTCGGAGCGCCTCGCGGCACTGACCGCCCGCATCGGGGCATCCGGCGGCGAAGCCGCCTGGACCTGCACGGACGTGACGCGCCGTGCGGACCTGACCCAACTCGTCGAGCTGGCCCGGGACCGCTACGGCCGGCTCGACGTCCTCGTCAGCAACGCCGGGGTCGGCCCGATCTCCGCCCTGGACCACCTGCGCGTCGAGGACTGGGAGCAGATGATCGACGTCAACTTCAAAGGCGTGCTGTACGGAATCGCCGCCGCCCTGCCCGTCTTCCGGGAACAGGGCTTCGGGCACTTCGTCAACACCGTGTCCACCGCAGGGCTGCGCATCGTGCCGCTCCAGTCCGTGTACGCAGCCACGAAGAACGCCGTCCGCACCGTCTCCGAGGGCCTGCGCCAGGAAGCCGGCGACAGCCTGCGGGTCACCGTCGTCTCACCGGGCCTCGTCCGCACGGACTTCGCGGATCACCTCGAACCGCAGGTGAAGGCCCAGATCCTCGACAGGTTGGACCAGGCCGGCCTCTCGCCCGACGCGGTGGCCCGCGCCATCGCCTTCGCCGTCGAGCAGCCGGACGGCGTCGACGTCGGAGACATCGTCGTCCGTCCCACGGCCCAGAACTGA